One stretch of Zingiber officinale cultivar Zhangliang chromosome 6B, Zo_v1.1, whole genome shotgun sequence DNA includes these proteins:
- the LOC121992868 gene encoding protein unc-13 homolog: MGRHHSPSLSTASASDTNADADFDAVVESPFGRIDSLTRSDIREAAYELFFMSCRSSPGFGGIKSSINYHPAVEGGGGNGGGGEPPGSPKICSGMTVPNSRIKKALGLSTRRSSPMRKGMLNGVSNSPGKAKRPMTSAEIMRLQMCVPEHSDHRLRKTLMRTLVGQTSRKAETIILPLELLRQLKPSEFYDAQEYHQWQRRQLKLLEAGLLLYPSQPVDRQNPAAVRLLDIIKATENRPIDTSKNSEVMRMLCNSVIALAWRNSGTGSSSESCHWVDGYPVNIHLYLALLRSIFDLREETVVLDEVDELIELMKKTWSSLGINRMIHNVCFAWVFFQQYVETRQNEPDLLGAAVTILVEVAHDAKKPNPEANYTKLLFGSLSTMYGWAEKMMLDYQEYFDKDTITNMEHVLTLVISTSKIIGEDLSSEVIFADNNPVETGANTSTKKVDYFIKSSIRNAFTKMLEHGAAAQNDSMIVKVDEDPSNIMIHLANDTEEMAKLGKEVFGPVLKKWHPMPIAVAVVTIHSCFGIVLKQFLAKVSILTNEVVQVLLASGKLEKFLVQLAVDDSEDGGEAALRDVVPYEVDSIVGSLLRKWIEERLRRGKDCVDRAKEVETWTPVSNNEPYARSSMDLMKLAKVTFDEFFVIPVGIQDHMVQYLADGLDMLFHDYIAFVSACGTKQSYMPSLPPLTRCNQDSQFRKLWKKTANCRAGAGGRQKRRKGRANNSDHPRPCTSRGTQRLYIRLNSLHYLFANIHALDKSLTFARSGLSPSGRPRHLASAHHFELARSAAQSAISHVAEVAAYRLIFLDSRFSLYEGLYVESVGGARIRPALRTLKQNLTLLVSILTDRAQPAAMKEVMRATFEAFLMVLLAGGPERAFEREDYAAVLEDFRSLKRAFCTCGEGLVAEEVLGRESEVVEGIVALMGLPTERLIEDFSIAAYEASGLGLVGEGAGSKLPMPPTTGRWNRADPNTVLRVICYRDDDMANQFLKRTFDLAKRR; encoded by the exons ATGGGCCGCCACCACAGCCCCTCCCTCTCCACCGCCTCGGCCTCCGACACCAACGCCGATGCGGACTTCGACGCCGTCGTCGAAAGCCCCTTCGGGCGGATCGACTCCCTCACGCGATCCGACATCCGCGAGGCGGCGTACGAGCTCTTCTTCATGTCGTGCCGATCGTCGCCGGGCTTCGGAGGCATCAAGAGCTCCATCAACTACCACCCGGCGGTGGAGGGCGGCGGCGGCAATGGTGGGGGAGGGGAACCACCAGGATCCCCCAAGATCTGCTCAGGGATGACGGTGCCGAACAGCAGGATCAAGAAGGCATTGGGGCTCTCGACACGGAGGTCGTCCCCGATGAGGAAAGGCATGCTGAATGGGGTCTCTAACTCGCCTGGGAAGGCGAAGCGGCCGATGACGTCGGCGGAGATCATGCGATTGCAAATGTGCGTCCCGGAGCATAGCGATCACCGACTAAGGAAGACCCTCATGCGAACCCTAGTTGGACAG ACGAGTAGAAAGGCAGAGACGATCATTCTTCCTCTGGAGCTCCTTCGCCAGTTGAAGCCCTCGGAATTCTACGACGCACAGGAATACCATCAATGGCAGCGGCGGCAGCTCAAGCTCCTCGAGGCAGGCCTCCTCTTGTACCCTTCGCAGCCCGTCGACCGCCAAAATCCCGCCGCCGTGCGTCTGCTAGACATCATCAAGGCCACCGAGAACAGACCCATCGACACCAGCAAGAACTCCGAGGTCATGCGCATGCTCTGCAACTCTGTCATCGCCTTAGCTTGGCGTAACTCCGGCACCGGTTCCTCCTCAGAAAGTTGCCACTGGGTGGACGGCTACCCGGTGAACATCCACCTCTACCTCGCCCTGCTCCGTTCCATCTTCGACCTCCGCGAAGAAACCGTGGTCTTAGACGAGGTGGACGAGCTGATTGAGCTGATGAAGAAGACATGGTCGAGCTTGGGAATAAACAGGATGATCCACAATGTTTGCTTTGCTTGGGTTTTCTTCCAACAGTACGTCGAGACCAGGCAAAATGAGCCGGATCTACTTGGAGCCGCGGTGACGATACTAGTCGAGGTTGCTCATGACGCGAAGAAGCCCAATCCCGAAGCTAACTACACAAAGCTCTTGTTCGGTTCACTCAGTACCATGTATGGTTGGGCAGAGAAGATGATGTTGGATTACCAAGAGTACTTCGACAAGGACACCATCACGAACATGGAACATGTTCTTACCCTGGTGATCTCCACCTCGAAGATAATCGGTGAAGATCTTTCAAGTGAAGTGATCTTTGCAGACAACAATCCTGTCGAAACGGGGGCAAATACATCGACAAAGAAAGTGGATTACTTCATAAAGTCTTCCATAAGAAACGCATTCACCAAG ATGTTAGAACACGGAGCAGCCGCCCAAAACGATAGCATGATTGTCAAAGTAGACGAAGATCCGAGCAACATTATGATCCATCTCGCTAACGATACGGAAGAAATGGCAAAGCTAGGGAAGGAAGTATTTGGGCCCGTGCTGAAGAAATGGCACCCGATGCCAATTGCCGTGGCGGTGGTGACCATCCACAGCTGCTTTGGGATTGTGCTAAAGCAGTTCTTGGCCAAGGTCTCCATCCTAACCAATGAGGTAGTCCAGGTGTTGCTAGCTTCAGGGAAGCTGGAGAAGTTCCTGGTGCAACTGGCAGTCGACGACTCCGAAGACGGAGGGGAGGCAGCACTGAGGGACGTGGTGCCTTACGAAGTCGATTCGATCGTCGGAAGCCTTCTCAGGAAATGGATAGAAGAGAGGTTACGGCGAGGAAAGGATTGCGTTGATAGAGCCAAAGAAGTTGAG ACCTGGACGCCGGTATCAAATAACGAACCGTATGCTCGATCTTCCATGGATTTGATGAAGCTAGCGAAGGTGACTTTTGACGAGTTCTTCGTGATCCCTGTCGGAATCCAAGATCACATGGTTCAATACCTTGCCGATGGCTTGGACATGCTGTTCCATGACTACATAGCCTTCGTTTCTGCATGTG GGACGAAGCAAAGCTACATGCCCAGCCTCCCTCCACTCACCAGGTGCAACCAGGACTCCCAATTCAGGAAGCTATGGAAGAAGACGGCCAATTGCAGGGCCGGCGCCGGCGGCCGGCAGAAGAGGAGGAAGGGCCGGGCCAACAACTCCGACCACCCGCGGCCGTGCACTAGCCGTGGCACACAGCGGCTTTACATCCGCCTCAACTCCCTCCACTACCTCTTCGCCAACATCCACGCCCTGGACAAGTCGCTCACCTTCGCGCGCAGCGGGCTCTCCCCCTCCGGCCGGCCGCGCCACCTGGCGTCGGCGCACCACTTCGAGCTCGCCCGGTCGGCGGCCCAGTCGGCTATCAGCCACGTGGCGGAGGTCGCGGCGTACCGCCTCATCTTCCTCGACTCCCGCTTCTCGCTCTACGAAGGGTTGTACGTGGAGAGCGTGGGCGGGGCGAGGATCCGCCCGGCGCTCCGCACCCTGAAGCAGAACCTGACGCTGCTGGTGTCGATCTTGACGGACCGCGCGCAGCCGGCGGCGATGAAGGAGGTGATGCGGGCGACGTTCGAGGCGTTCTTGATGGTCCTCTTGGCCGGGGGGCCGGAGCGCGCCTTCGAGCGGGAGGACTACGCGGCCGTGCTGGAGGACTTCCGGAGCTTGAAGCGGGCGTTCTGCACCTGCGGGGAGGGGCTGGTGGCGGAGGAGGTGCTGGGGCGGGAGTCCGAGGTGGTGGAGGGAATCGTGGCCCTCATGGGGTTGCCCACCGAGAGGCTGATCGAGGATTTCAGCATCGCGGCGTACGAGGCGAGCGGCCTCGGGTTGGTCGGCGAGGGAGCCGGGTCGAAATTGCCGATGCCGCCGACGACGGGCAGGTGGAATCGGGCCGACCCAAACACGGTGCTCCGGGTGATCTGCTACAGGGACGACGACATGGCCAACCAGTTCTTGAAGCGGACGTTCGATCTGGccaagagaagatga